A stretch of the Halomonas sp. BDJS001 genome encodes the following:
- a CDS encoding VOC family protein — translation MSSAYVSSDEIRDQFSRAMSAMYQQEVPQYGTLLSLVEAVNQEVLATNPALNSELKQSDELARINVERHGAIRVGSPDELAMLRRMFAVMGMEPVGYYDLAAAGVPVHSTAFRPVADSALKRNPFRVFTSLLRLELIEKAELREQASEILKARDIFTANVKMLIERFEQQGGLSADDAKQFVQEALKTFRWHDNATVDLATYERLHAEHRLIADVVCFRGPHINHLTPRTLDIDEVQRRMPRVGINPKATIEGPPRRDCPILLRQTSFKALEETIAFADAAEGKHTARFGEIEQRGIALTRKGRELYDRLLATAKENSPTVANNDAHQAHLSEVFKAFPDAYESLRREGLAFFHYQAVQGAAVKGSISVEQVDSLIEQGVLRVTPMIYEDFLPVSAAGIFQSNLGGSSHDHYASSASQQAFEQALGRAVIDEIELYTQRQEASLEQALAQLAG, via the coding sequence ATGAGTTCAGCTTACGTTAGCAGTGATGAAATTCGCGACCAGTTTTCCCGCGCCATGTCGGCAATGTATCAGCAGGAGGTGCCGCAATACGGCACCTTGCTGTCGCTGGTGGAGGCGGTTAATCAAGAGGTACTCGCCACTAATCCTGCACTTAACAGTGAATTAAAGCAGAGCGATGAGCTGGCGCGTATCAACGTTGAACGCCACGGTGCTATTCGAGTGGGTAGCCCAGACGAACTTGCCATGCTGCGGCGCATGTTCGCCGTGATGGGTATGGAACCAGTCGGCTACTATGATTTAGCCGCGGCGGGCGTGCCGGTTCACTCCACTGCGTTTCGGCCAGTGGCGGATAGTGCGCTTAAGCGTAATCCTTTTCGTGTCTTTACGTCTTTGCTGCGCCTTGAGCTGATCGAAAAGGCGGAACTAAGAGAGCAGGCGAGTGAAATTTTAAAAGCCCGCGATATCTTCACTGCCAACGTCAAAATGCTGATCGAGCGTTTTGAACAGCAGGGAGGGCTAAGCGCCGACGATGCCAAGCAGTTTGTCCAGGAAGCGTTGAAAACCTTCCGCTGGCACGACAACGCCACGGTCGACTTGGCCACCTATGAGCGTTTGCATGCCGAACACCGTTTAATTGCCGATGTGGTCTGCTTCCGCGGCCCGCATATAAACCACCTAACGCCACGAACGCTGGATATTGATGAAGTACAGCGGCGCATGCCCCGTGTGGGCATTAACCCTAAAGCGACGATTGAAGGCCCGCCACGCCGGGACTGCCCAATCCTCCTCCGCCAAACCAGCTTCAAAGCCCTGGAGGAGACGATTGCTTTCGCTGACGCTGCTGAGGGAAAACACACCGCCCGCTTTGGCGAAATCGAACAGCGCGGCATCGCATTAACGCGCAAAGGGCGCGAGCTATATGACCGCCTGCTGGCAACTGCCAAAGAGAACTCGCCCACCGTAGCCAATAATGACGCCCATCAAGCACATTTATCCGAGGTGTTTAAAGCGTTTCCCGATGCCTATGAGTCGCTGCGTCGCGAAGGATTAGCGTTTTTCCACTATCAGGCGGTTCAAGGTGCAGCTGTAAAAGGGTCGATTTCAGTTGAGCAGGTGGATAGCTTGATCGAACAAGGTGTCCTCAGAGTTACCCCGATGATTTATGAAGACTTCTTACCCGTGAGCGCGGCCGGTATTTTTCAATCCAACCTGGGTGGAAGCAGTCATGATCATTACGCCAGCAGCGCAAGCCAGCAGGCGTTTGAGCAGGCCCTGGGGAGAGCTGTCATCGATGAAATCGAGCTGTATACCCAGCGCCAGGAAGCATCGCTTGAACAGGCGCTGGCGCAGTTGGCGGGCTAG
- a CDS encoding DUF72 domain-containing protein, translated as MTLPLYLGLPMWANQDWLGNLYPRHAKTELLSDYATVFSSVEGNTTFYSGTPKPDTIAAWARQAPSHFRFCFKLPASVTHDQRLTRLEEAWAFLAALEPLHDRLGPTMVQLPRDFGPQELPQLEALLAAWPAHLPCAVEVRHPEFFHKGAAEIALNRLLITYSANRVMLDVRPLFSTPSNGHMGLAHAQQEKPKLPLHVLSTANFPVIRFIGHIDKTINSSYFTAWKERLKLWINQGKTPFLFVHTADNRESPHMARILYNALGEVTPLPALGPFAGEKQSQLF; from the coding sequence ATGACGCTTCCTCTTTATTTAGGCCTGCCTATGTGGGCCAATCAAGATTGGCTGGGCAACCTTTATCCCCGCCATGCCAAAACTGAGCTGCTCAGCGATTACGCGACGGTGTTTTCCAGCGTTGAGGGCAACACTACCTTTTATAGCGGTACCCCAAAGCCGGACACCATTGCGGCCTGGGCGCGTCAGGCACCGTCCCACTTTCGCTTCTGTTTTAAATTACCTGCCAGCGTCACTCACGACCAACGGTTAACGCGGTTAGAGGAGGCTTGGGCATTTTTAGCAGCACTAGAACCGCTGCACGACCGCCTTGGGCCAACCATGGTGCAACTACCACGGGATTTCGGCCCCCAAGAGCTTCCTCAGCTCGAAGCGCTGCTCGCCGCTTGGCCTGCCCATTTGCCTTGCGCGGTAGAGGTTCGCCACCCAGAGTTTTTCCACAAGGGAGCCGCTGAAATAGCCCTTAACCGCCTGTTGATAACTTATTCCGCCAATCGCGTGATGCTTGACGTACGCCCGCTCTTCTCAACCCCGTCAAATGGCCATATGGGCTTGGCCCATGCCCAGCAAGAAAAGCCGAAACTCCCGCTACACGTGCTTTCCACGGCAAATTTTCCTGTCATTCGATTCATTGGCCATATTGACAAAACGATTAACAGCAGCTACTTCACCGCTTGGAAAGAGCGCCTAAAGCTGTGGATAAATCAGGGGAAAACCCCTTTCTTATTTGTGCATACTGCGGATAATCGCGAGTCTCCCCACATGGCTCGTATCCTCTATAACGCGCTAGGAGAAGTGACGCCCTTACCCGCTCTTGGCCCCTTTGCTGGCGAGAAGCAAAGCCAGCTGTTTTAA
- a CDS encoding sodium-dependent transporter: MAKLAHAQWSSRMTFVLAAAGSAVGLGNIWKFPYMVGESGGAAFVFVYLLCIALIGLPILVSEWLLGRRGQKNPASTMSELARTAKKPKAWAIVGISGIVGAFLILSFYSVIGGWSLYYTVNSVSGAFSGQGADGIGALFNGMLSNPGLLLLGHSVFMLLVIGIVARGVTKGLEGAVRILMPVLALLLVVLIGYGMTTGYFGEALTYMFNPDWSKLSAETVLAALGHAFFTLSLGMGIMMAYGSYLGKEIDLLQTARTVIIMDTVIALGAGLAIFPIVFANSLDVASGPGLIFVTLPLAFGNMGGGTILGLMFFLLLTFAALTSAISLLEPVVEFIEERTPLSRVMATVVAGVGAWLLGIAALLSFNVWSEPVLFGLGVFDLLDTLTSKIMLPLTGLGAILFTAWCLERSSVEDELGLSATGKSVWNIIARYIAPAGVIAVFVTGLI; the protein is encoded by the coding sequence ATGGCGAAGCTTGCGCATGCGCAGTGGTCATCGCGAATGACCTTTGTGCTGGCCGCCGCTGGTTCAGCGGTGGGTCTAGGCAATATCTGGAAATTTCCGTATATGGTGGGTGAAAGCGGCGGCGCTGCTTTCGTATTTGTGTATTTGCTCTGTATCGCGCTGATCGGCTTACCCATTCTTGTCTCTGAGTGGCTATTGGGGCGGCGCGGCCAGAAGAACCCCGCCAGCACCATGTCAGAGCTGGCACGCACGGCGAAAAAACCCAAAGCCTGGGCCATCGTGGGCATTAGCGGCATTGTTGGTGCCTTCTTGATTTTGTCGTTTTACAGCGTGATTGGCGGCTGGTCGCTCTACTACACCGTCAACTCGGTGAGTGGTGCTTTTAGCGGTCAAGGTGCCGATGGCATCGGCGCGCTATTTAATGGCATGTTGAGTAACCCTGGGTTGCTGCTGCTGGGCCACTCCGTGTTTATGCTGCTGGTGATCGGGATTGTCGCCCGTGGCGTTACCAAAGGCCTTGAAGGCGCTGTACGCATTCTGATGCCAGTCCTCGCACTGCTGCTGGTCGTGCTGATCGGTTACGGCATGACGACCGGCTACTTTGGCGAAGCATTGACGTATATGTTCAACCCGGACTGGAGCAAGCTCTCAGCAGAAACCGTGCTAGCCGCCTTGGGCCACGCCTTCTTCACCCTCTCATTGGGTATGGGCATCATGATGGCTTACGGCTCTTATCTGGGCAAAGAGATCGATCTGCTGCAAACCGCCCGCACGGTCATCATCATGGATACCGTCATCGCGTTAGGAGCAGGTTTAGCCATCTTCCCGATCGTCTTTGCTAATAGCTTGGATGTCGCTTCGGGCCCTGGACTGATTTTTGTCACCCTGCCGCTGGCTTTTGGCAACATGGGAGGCGGAACGATTTTGGGGTTGATGTTCTTCTTGCTGCTGACGTTTGCGGCATTAACGTCGGCCATTTCACTGCTTGAGCCCGTAGTGGAATTCATTGAAGAGCGCACGCCGCTAAGCCGTGTCATGGCTACCGTTGTGGCCGGTGTGGGTGCTTGGTTACTGGGTATTGCGGCGCTGCTGTCATTCAATGTGTGGAGCGAACCGGTGTTGTTTGGACTGGGCGTGTTTGACCTGCTGGATACGCTGACCAGCAAAATAATGCTGCCGCTAACGGGGCTGGGCGCGATTCTATTCACCGCTTGGTGCCTGGAGCGCAGCAGCGTGGAAGATGAACTGGGTCTTTCAGCGACCGGCAAGAGCGTATGGAACATCATCGCGCGCTATATAGCGCCCGCTGGCGTTATTGCCGTGTTCGTAACAGGGCTAATCTAA
- a CDS encoding PA3496 family putative envelope integrity protein, whose product MKNVERITSVKSELLDIFMSMEVDEHAQRQRSAAQRSLRARRGIELHREFQKLSRDIAPLPDEDRQESELH is encoded by the coding sequence ATGAAAAACGTCGAACGAATCACCTCGGTTAAAAGCGAATTGCTCGACATCTTTATGAGTATGGAAGTGGATGAGCATGCTCAACGCCAGCGCAGCGCAGCTCAACGCAGCTTAAGAGCGCGGCGGGGTATTGAGCTTCATCGTGAGTTTCAAAAACTATCGCGGGATATCGCCCCCTTGCCTGATGAAGATCGGCAAGAGAGCGAATTGCACTAA
- the hexR gene encoding transcriptional regulator HexR, with protein sequence MSRALFDEMRRRMEHFRRSEQKVARFVLRNPEEVIHMRIVDLATEATVSEPTVVRFCRALGCNGFQDFKLQLAQMLASGSQFAQFSMNDSDSVAEFSHSIFDSTVGTLLSVRDRLDNDALGRAVNALAMANRVEFYGFGASGAVAFDAQHKFFRLQISTSAYADPHMQNMSAVTLNDGDVVVAISQTGRTKALVASVRLAREAGATVIGLCPSGSPLAEEVSLPLYIDVHEDTEIYTPLSSRIAHLVLIDVLAVGVAKTRGPKLAEQLKAVKKSLNTLRFPEES encoded by the coding sequence GTGAGTCGCGCCCTGTTTGATGAAATGAGACGCCGCATGGAGCACTTTCGACGCTCCGAACAAAAAGTGGCGCGGTTTGTACTGCGCAACCCCGAAGAGGTCATCCACATGCGTATTGTGGATCTGGCCACCGAAGCCACCGTTAGCGAACCTACCGTGGTGCGCTTTTGCCGTGCGCTGGGGTGCAATGGCTTTCAGGACTTCAAACTACAGCTGGCGCAAATGCTGGCCAGCGGCAGTCAGTTCGCGCAGTTCTCCATGAACGATAGCGACTCGGTCGCTGAATTTTCCCACAGCATCTTTGACTCGACCGTGGGTACGCTACTCTCGGTTCGTGACCGGTTGGATAACGACGCCCTGGGCCGTGCAGTCAACGCCCTGGCGATGGCCAATCGGGTCGAGTTCTATGGTTTTGGGGCCTCCGGCGCGGTGGCTTTTGATGCTCAGCACAAATTTTTCCGGCTACAAATTTCCACCTCCGCCTACGCCGACCCGCATATGCAGAATATGTCGGCGGTGACCTTGAACGATGGCGACGTGGTGGTGGCCATTTCCCAAACCGGCCGTACCAAAGCGTTGGTCGCCAGCGTGCGCTTGGCTCGCGAAGCGGGCGCGACCGTCATTGGCCTCTGCCCCAGCGGCTCGCCGCTCGCCGAAGAGGTCAGCCTGCCGCTGTATATCGATGTTCACGAAGACACCGAAATCTACACCCCGCTTAGCTCGCGGATTGCCCATTTGGTGCTCATCGACGTACTGGCAGTCGGCGTGGCCAAAACCCGCGGCCCGAAACTCGCCGAACAGCTTAAAGCGGTTAAAAAGAGCCTTAATACGCTGCGCTTTCCTGAAGAGTCCTAG
- the uvrD gene encoding DNA helicase II: protein MDDVTAILDQLNSAQREAVSAPQGNLLVLAGAGSGKTRVLVHRIAWLMQAEGLSPYALLAVTFTNKAAKEMRTRLEALLSISMRHVWVGTFHSIAHRLLRTHWQDARLPQHFQIIDSDDQLRLVKRLLKDYAIDDERYPPRQVQHFISGCKEEGLRPHQVNVDGDAYMGQMVELYERYQLTCERGGLVDFGELLLRSLELLRDNPALLNHYQERFGHVLVDEFQDTNTLQYAWLKLLTGMKTPMTAVGDDDQSIYGWRGAKVENISRFEQEFPQTHTVRLEQNYRSTSAILEAANTLISHNSERMGKNLWTDGIEGEPISIYAGFNDLEEARYIVDTIKEKVEEGFNRRDIAILYRSNAQSRLLEETLIRQGMPYRIYGGHRFYERLEIKNALAYLRLMLNRDDDASLERVINVPTRGIGTRTVEIVRLRAREQGIPLWQALHDAINDGTLKGRAANAMQTFANLIEQLDNDASGMALHEIIDHVTVHTGLIEHHKSERGEKGQARVENLEELVTAARAFTQGDVFEAPEAGEGMAALEAFLSEAALNAGDHEAEEFEDSVQLMTLHSAKGLEFPVVFIAGVEEGLFPHKMSLEEPGRLEEERRLCYVGVTRAMQKLYLTHAETRRLHGKEVFPRPSRFLRELPPHLLEEVRLRGHISRPVTASRTSFAQQSVESSGDMPSLHVGQGVEHPVFGEGIILNAEGEGARARVQVSFEGEGVKWLVLGFAKLTPL, encoded by the coding sequence ATGGACGACGTCACGGCGATTCTCGATCAGCTCAACTCCGCCCAGCGCGAAGCAGTGAGCGCTCCCCAAGGAAATCTATTGGTGCTCGCAGGCGCAGGCTCCGGTAAAACCCGCGTGCTGGTTCATCGCATCGCCTGGCTGATGCAGGCCGAGGGGCTTTCACCCTACGCGCTGCTGGCGGTCACCTTTACTAATAAAGCCGCCAAGGAGATGCGCACCCGCCTTGAGGCGCTGCTGAGCATCTCGATGCGCCATGTGTGGGTAGGCACCTTTCACTCCATCGCCCACCGGCTGCTGCGCACCCACTGGCAAGATGCCAGGCTTCCCCAACACTTCCAGATTATCGATTCTGATGATCAGCTACGCTTGGTCAAACGGCTGCTGAAAGATTACGCCATCGACGACGAACGCTATCCGCCCCGCCAGGTGCAGCACTTTATCTCCGGCTGCAAAGAGGAAGGACTGCGCCCGCATCAGGTCAACGTCGATGGCGATGCCTACATGGGTCAAATGGTTGAGCTCTACGAGCGCTACCAGCTCACCTGCGAACGCGGCGGCCTGGTCGATTTCGGTGAACTGCTGCTGCGCAGCCTGGAGCTACTACGCGACAACCCGGCGCTGTTAAACCACTACCAGGAGCGCTTTGGTCACGTACTGGTGGATGAGTTTCAGGATACCAATACCCTGCAATACGCTTGGCTAAAACTGCTCACCGGCATGAAGACACCGATGACTGCGGTGGGCGATGATGACCAGTCGATCTACGGCTGGCGCGGTGCCAAGGTGGAGAATATCAGCCGCTTTGAGCAGGAGTTTCCGCAAACCCATACCGTGCGACTCGAGCAAAACTATCGCTCCACCAGCGCCATTCTGGAAGCCGCCAATACGCTGATCAGCCACAACAGCGAGCGCATGGGTAAAAACCTGTGGACCGACGGCATCGAAGGCGAGCCGATCTCGATCTACGCCGGGTTTAACGACCTGGAAGAAGCGCGCTATATCGTCGATACCATCAAGGAGAAGGTCGAAGAAGGCTTTAACCGCCGCGATATAGCCATTCTCTACCGCTCCAACGCCCAGTCGCGGCTGCTGGAAGAGACGCTGATTCGCCAAGGCATGCCCTACCGTATTTACGGCGGTCACCGCTTCTACGAGCGCCTGGAAATCAAGAATGCCCTGGCCTACCTGCGTCTGATGCTCAACCGCGATGACGATGCCTCCCTTGAGAGGGTGATTAACGTACCCACCCGCGGCATCGGCACACGCACGGTAGAGATTGTTCGCCTGCGCGCCCGTGAACAAGGTATTCCGCTGTGGCAGGCTCTCCACGATGCGATTAACGACGGCACCTTGAAAGGCCGCGCGGCCAATGCTATGCAAACCTTCGCCAACCTGATTGAGCAGCTCGATAACGATGCTTCGGGCATGGCGCTACACGAGATTATCGATCACGTTACCGTGCATACCGGTTTGATCGAGCATCACAAAAGTGAGCGCGGCGAGAAAGGCCAAGCGCGGGTCGAGAACCTGGAAGAGTTGGTTACCGCTGCCCGTGCCTTTACCCAAGGCGATGTCTTTGAAGCGCCTGAAGCGGGCGAAGGCATGGCGGCACTGGAAGCATTTCTCTCAGAGGCCGCTCTTAACGCAGGCGACCACGAAGCCGAAGAGTTTGAGGACAGCGTACAGCTGATGACGCTGCACTCCGCCAAAGGCCTGGAGTTCCCCGTAGTATTTATTGCCGGTGTCGAGGAGGGGCTGTTTCCACACAAGATGTCCCTGGAAGAGCCGGGTAGGCTCGAAGAGGAGCGCCGGCTCTGTTACGTCGGCGTCACACGCGCTATGCAGAAGCTCTACCTCACACACGCCGAAACCCGCCGCCTGCACGGCAAAGAAGTGTTTCCACGCCCGTCGCGTTTTTTGCGCGAGCTGCCGCCGCACCTGCTCGAAGAAGTCCGCCTGCGGGGGCATATTTCCCGCCCGGTCACTGCGTCGCGCACCTCTTTCGCTCAGCAAAGCGTCGAGAGCAGCGGCGATATGCCTAGCCTCCACGTTGGCCAGGGAGTTGAGCACCCGGTGTTTGGCGAAGGCATTATTCTTAATGCGGAAGGTGAAGGTGCCCGCGCCCGAGTGCAGGTCAGCTTTGAAGGTGAAGGCGTCAAATGGTTGGTACTCGGCTTTGCCAAGCTGACACCGCTTTAA
- a CDS encoding TRAP transporter substrate-binding protein, whose protein sequence is MQRRNFLKTVGLGAAGVAAAPFVTPSSARAQETYTWDMVTSWPKNFPALGTGANDFARRVEQLSNGRMQIRVHGAGELVPALEVFDAVAVGTAEMGHSASYYWRGKVAASQFFTAVPFGMTTTEMNAWLYHGGGQELWDEIYANHNLKPFAVGNTGAQMAGWFKKEINSLDDMQGLKLRLPGLAGEAMNSIGVSTVTMPGSEIFTSLQTGALDAADWVGPYNDLAFGLHQVADYYYTSAWNEPSAVLEGTINLDAWNSLPEDLQDVIREAARASNMAMISEFAFRNAQALETLVDEHGVQLRTFPEDVMAALYTSSLEAIQRQVDSDEESRRVYESYSAFQKLLRPFSDVGEYAYLKNRDNVDG, encoded by the coding sequence ATGCAACGCCGTAACTTCCTTAAAACCGTCGGCCTAGGTGCTGCCGGTGTCGCTGCTGCCCCTTTTGTAACCCCCTCTAGCGCCCGCGCTCAAGAGACCTACACCTGGGACATGGTCACCTCGTGGCCAAAAAACTTTCCCGCCCTAGGCACCGGTGCGAATGATTTCGCCCGCCGGGTAGAACAGCTCTCTAACGGCCGCATGCAGATCCGCGTCCACGGCGCGGGTGAACTAGTGCCCGCCCTGGAAGTATTCGACGCCGTGGCTGTTGGAACCGCTGAGATGGGCCACTCTGCCTCTTACTACTGGCGCGGAAAAGTGGCTGCCTCGCAGTTCTTTACCGCCGTGCCGTTCGGCATGACCACCACCGAAATGAATGCCTGGTTGTATCATGGCGGTGGCCAGGAGCTGTGGGATGAGATCTATGCCAATCACAATCTGAAGCCGTTCGCCGTGGGCAACACTGGCGCGCAGATGGCGGGCTGGTTCAAAAAAGAGATCAACTCACTAGACGATATGCAGGGGCTGAAACTGCGTCTGCCAGGTCTGGCCGGTGAGGCCATGAATAGCATTGGCGTTAGCACCGTCACTATGCCGGGGTCGGAAATCTTTACCTCGCTGCAAACCGGCGCGCTGGATGCCGCTGACTGGGTAGGGCCGTATAACGACCTGGCGTTTGGTTTGCATCAGGTAGCTGACTACTACTACACCTCGGCGTGGAACGAGCCCTCTGCGGTTCTGGAAGGCACGATCAACCTGGATGCCTGGAATTCGCTGCCGGAAGACCTGCAGGACGTGATCCGCGAAGCTGCACGGGCGTCTAACATGGCCATGATCAGCGAATTTGCCTTCCGCAACGCCCAGGCACTGGAAACACTGGTCGATGAGCATGGCGTTCAGCTACGCACTTTCCCCGAGGACGTAATGGCAGCGCTTTACACCTCATCGCTGGAAGCGATTCAGCGTCAGGTCGATAGCGACGAAGAGTCACGCCGTGTTTACGAATCTTACTCTGCTTTCCAGAAGCTGCTACGTCCGTTCAGCGATGTGGGTGAGTACGCCTACCTCAAGAACCGCGATAACGTCGACGGTTAA